The Candidatus Binataceae bacterium genome includes a window with the following:
- a CDS encoding methyltransferase domain-containing protein, which translates to MAEQGQNLDQLRLEQREYWSNAAESWKELWATRERANQPIADRLVQLAQIKPGDRVLDIATGLGEPAVTAARLVGPGGLVVATDQAPGMIAGARERAASLGMSNMEFVETDAETLAVGPRQFNAVVCRMGMMFVPNLERAARRIAELLLPGGRFATAVWSVPEKVPMISVGLEVARGVLGTPPRDPNAPHPLRLGNPQPLLEALRAAGFKDVTVEPITISNEWPNAQVCAEHLSKSGPLRALLSSQTPDSVSKVISAIRAALGKFADSTGTIRMVNEAWCICGHI; encoded by the coding sequence ATGGCGGAACAAGGCCAGAATCTGGATCAACTGCGGCTTGAGCAGCGCGAATACTGGAGTAACGCGGCCGAGAGCTGGAAGGAGCTGTGGGCCACGCGCGAGCGAGCTAACCAGCCAATCGCGGACCGGCTGGTGCAATTGGCCCAGATCAAGCCCGGCGATCGCGTGCTTGATATCGCCACCGGCCTGGGCGAGCCGGCGGTGACCGCGGCTCGACTGGTGGGTCCGGGCGGGCTGGTGGTGGCCACCGACCAGGCGCCGGGAATGATCGCGGGGGCGCGCGAGCGTGCCGCTTCGCTGGGCATGTCCAACATGGAATTCGTCGAGACTGACGCCGAAACCCTGGCGGTGGGGCCGCGGCAGTTCAACGCCGTGGTCTGCCGGATGGGGATGATGTTTGTGCCCAATCTGGAGCGGGCCGCGCGCCGGATCGCCGAATTGTTGCTGCCCGGCGGTCGTTTCGCCACTGCGGTTTGGAGCGTTCCGGAGAAAGTGCCGATGATAAGCGTGGGCCTGGAGGTCGCACGCGGCGTGCTGGGTACGCCCCCACGCGATCCCAACGCCCCCCATCCGCTTCGCCTGGGCAATCCGCAGCCGTTGCTGGAGGCGCTGCGCGCCGCAGGCTTCAAGGATGTCACGGTGGAGCCGATCACGATCAGCAATGAATGGCCCAACGCGCAGGTCTGCGCCGAGCATCTGAGCAAGTCGGGACCGCTGCGGGCGCTGCTGAGCAGCCAAACTCCCGACAGTGTAAGCAAAGTCATCAGCGCGATCAGGGCGGCCCTGGGCAAATTCGCCGATTCCACCGGGACCATTCGGATGGTCAACGAAGCCTGGTGCATCTGCGGCCATATTTAA
- a CDS encoding ribonuclease HII — protein MTKHPDLRHERKLWQAGVQLVAGVDEVGVGPMAGPVMAAAVIFAPETFIKGVHDSKQLSPLQREAMFEAIQARALAIGVAEVSVEEIDRINIFHAAQAACRTAIARLATLPEHVLVDGRALRGLQVRQTAIVGGDRKSFCIAAASIIAKVQRDRLMCYYDQLYPGYGFARHKGYCTAEHLAAVKRLGPSPLHRTSFSPVMAAAQLRLQLQ, from the coding sequence ATGACTAAGCATCCGGACCTGCGCCACGAGCGTAAGCTGTGGCAGGCTGGCGTGCAGTTGGTAGCGGGGGTGGACGAAGTTGGAGTCGGTCCGATGGCGGGACCGGTGATGGCGGCGGCGGTAATTTTTGCGCCGGAGACCTTTATCAAGGGTGTGCATGATTCCAAGCAGCTCTCCCCCCTCCAGCGCGAAGCGATGTTCGAGGCCATCCAAGCGCGCGCCTTGGCGATCGGGGTGGCGGAAGTGAGCGTTGAGGAAATCGATCGAATCAATATTTTTCACGCCGCGCAGGCTGCTTGCCGCACCGCAATCGCGCGCTTGGCCACGCTCCCCGAGCATGTGCTGGTGGACGGCCGCGCGCTGCGCGGCCTGCAAGTGCGCCAGACTGCGATCGTCGGCGGCGATCGCAAAAGCTTTTGTATCGCCGCGGCCTCCATTATCGCCAAGGTCCAGCGCGATCGTCTGATGTGCTATTACGACCAGCTCTATCCGGGCTACGGGTTCGCCCGCCACAAAGGCTACTGCACGGCCGAACATTTGGCCGCGGTCAAGCGGCTGGGCCCCTCGCCGCTCCATCGCACCTC